In Debaryomyces hansenii CBS767 chromosome B complete sequence, one genomic interval encodes:
- a CDS encoding DEHA2B04576p (similar to uniprot|P25338 Saccharomyces cerevisiae YGL010w) — protein MGILDLEGHLIFYRSYHFNHTNVSIHLFCIPIILFSTMAFLSPVNLFGKEYPYFNLGAALAWGYGLYYSILDWQLGIPSMALLGSLAYVFKAVYLNLNNISAITQKQFIQYAIALHILSWLAQFYGHGVHEKRAPALLDNLLQAIVLAPFFVSFEIAFWLGYKLDLKKRMDNGAGRRIMEIKQKEAAAVAQRTNS, from the coding sequence ATGGGTATCTTGGATTTAGAAGGACATTTGATCTTCTATAGATCGTACCATTTCAATCATACAAATGTTagtattcatttattttgtaTCCcgattattttattttcaaccATGGCATTCCTAAGCCCTGTGAATTTATTTGGCAAAGAGTATCCATACTTTAATTTGGGAGCTGCCTTAGCATGGGGTTATGGTTTGTACTATTCTATACTTGATTGGCAATTAGGAATACCATCAATGGCATTGCTAGGCTCTTTGGCGTATGTGTTCAAGGCcgtttatttgaatttgaataacaTTTCCGCTATAACCCAAAAGCAGTTCATACAATATGCAATTGCTCTTCATATTCTCTCATGGTTAGCTCAGTTTTATGGGCATGGTGTTCATGAAAAGAGGGCACCTGCATTATTGGACAATTTATTACAAGCGATTGTATTGGCACCATTTTTTGTGTCATTTGAAATAGCATTCTGGCTTGGTTATAAATTGGATTTAAAAAAGAGAATGGATAATGGGGCAGGCAGGAGAATCATggaaataaaacaaaaagaagCTGCTGCTGTTGCACAAAGGACAAATAGTTAG
- a CDS encoding DEHA2B04598p (weakly similar to uniprot|P41833 Saccharomyces cerevisiae YGL192w IME4 probable mRNA N6-adenosine methyltransferase), protein MRGALETITNFILESKEDLIQDPIRGKLCVIHNLFNKYNEKNGTGSSYTFLAFISLVLKLYEISGRALEFDIDLQEYNWNETTTSITEPCLKWINWQRLAILKERLNSLQIKESTYKESNQLSMDQYKSKYDFLISFLEQPLQTTIKEERPTNYGSNLEVNIDLPMLDNLLTKPIASISLAQEKVQLKTRSKPYYEICDDPHHSHILSSVCLKRELLKSGLPELSYVHKIIHQAHNVVQPEILKCSQTKIHYLPILNNHTDLYLGDCSYLDTCHKMKTCRYLHYYSLFPITTKQDDHEQGITKRPSDHEYTVGECYTEYQRKQIPAQWINCDVRYLPFSILGKFAVIVSDPAWDIHMSLPYGTCKDFELLSLPMHELQDEGLILLWVTGRAIEIGRQALQNWGYTIADEMIWIKLNQLKRTIVTGRTGHWLNHSKEHLLVGIKGDPPWINRLMDIDVIVSGTRETSRKPDEIYDIVERIVGTHSRKLEIFGRDHNVRPGWLSMYKIYQKLSIRILTYFKPSEISYRERLSTKRKFR, encoded by the coding sequence ATGCGAGGCGCTTTAGAAACAATAACGAATTTCATCTTGGAATCGAAGGAAGATTTGATTCAGGATCCAATAAGAGGGAAACTTTGTGTTATACATaacttattcaataaatataacgAAAAGAATGGGACAGGGTCCAGCTATACATTCCTAGCATTTATAAGCTTAGTACTCAAGTTATATGAAATTAGCGGTCGTGCATtagaatttgatattgatttacAAGAATACAATTGGAATGAGACTACAACTTCAATAACCGAACCATGTCTCAAATGGATCAATTGGCAACGCTTAGCCATTCttaaagaaagattgaacAGTTTGCAGATAAAGGAATCCACATACAAAGAAAGCAATCAACTCTCTATGGATCAATATAAAAGCAAATatgattttttaatttcctTCTTGGAACAGCCATTGCAAACCACCATTAAGGAGGAAAGACCTACTAACTATGGTTCGAATCTTGAAGTGAATATAGATTTGCCAATGCTAGATAATCTTTTGACAAAGCCGATAGCTCTGATTAGCTTAGCACAAGAGAAAGTCCAATTGAAAACAAGAAGTAAGCCTTATTACGAAATATGCGATGATCCACATCATTCTCACATATTATCTAGCGTTTGCCTTAAAAGAGAATTACTAAAACTGGGTTTACCTGAATTGCTGTATGTCCACAAGATCATACATCAAGCTCACAACGTGGTTCAACCTGAAATACTCAAATGTTCTCAAACAAAGATACATTACTTgccaattttaaataatcataCCGATTTATACTTAGGAGACTGTTCGTATTTGGATACATGTCACAAGATGAAAACCTGCCGCTACTTGCATTACTATAGTTTGTTTCCAATTACTACCAAACAAGACGATCACGAGCAGGGTATTACTAAACGCCCATCAGACCATGAGTATACCGTGGGCGAATGTTATACAGAGTACCAAAGGAAACAAATACCTGCGCAATGGATCAATTGTGACGTTAGATATCTTCCGTTTCTGATTTTAGGAAAATTTGCAGTCATTGTTTCGGATCCAGCGTGGGATATCCATATGTCCTTGCCGTATGGAACATGTAAAGATTTCGAACTTTTATCATTACCTATGCACGAGTTGCAAGATGAAGGCTTAATATTACTTTGGGTTACCGGAAGGGCAATCGAAATTGGTCGTCAAGCATTGCAAAATTGGGGTTACACTATAGCGGATGAAATGATTTGGATTAAgttgaatcaattgaagcGTACTATTGTAACCGGTAGAACCGGCCATTGGCTAAATCATTCTAAAGAGCACTTGCTCGTGGGCATCAAAGGGGACCCACCGTGGATTAATAGGTTAATGGATATCGATGTGATTGTTAGCGGAACTAGGGAAACTCTGAGGAAACCGGatgaaatatatgatattgTTGAAAGAATCGTGGGAACTCACTCTAGAAAATTAGAAATCTTCGGAAGAGATCATAATGTCCGGCCTGGATGGTTAAGTATGTATAAAATTTACCAAAAACTTTCGATTAGGATACTAACATATTTCAAGCCATCGGAAATCAGTTACAGGGAACGTCTCTCTACGAAAAGGAAGTTTCGATGA